One Ctenopharyngodon idella isolate HZGC_01 chromosome 3, HZGC01, whole genome shotgun sequence genomic window, tctgctaatttcaatatacatgctgcctcttggtaatattattagaaaacatGGAAATCGTTTCCACTGTTATGTTGATGatatatatttcatcatgaccaggtgaaaactctaaattatccaagttCTGTGTTAGATCtgaaagatataaaatattggatgaccagtaattttcttctattaaattcggATAAGACTGGGGTATTACTTACTGGACCGAAACTTGTACACAGAAACTTTTAGAATACAATTTTCAtctagaaggatgtactgttacttcaTCCTCTAGAGTTAAAGATCTGGGTGTTGTATTAGATGACTTGTTACAAAAGCCTTCTTCCatctcagaaacattgctaagctaCGGAACATGTTGTCTGTTTCTGATATAGAAAAGCTAGttcatgcatttattattgtaatgcatACTAGGTGGTTGTCCtgcatcctcaataaacaagctacagttAGTTCTTACCAGGGCAAGAAAATATGTTATTTGCCCAATTTCCAATTTCCtgtttgtaagtcgctttggagaaaagcgtctgctaaatgactaaatgtaaatgtaaatgtaaatcatATAACCCCAATTTCATTATCTACACTGATTACCTATTAAGTTCAGTATCGATTACAAAGTATAAGgccctaaatggtttagctcctgtgtatttaaccgaTCTTTatccaagcattcacataatgcatctcataaccTTGCACTCCAGTTATATCAGATCAAAAGCGCATGACTCCAGTTTGGACCAAGCCTCTTACGAAGCTTTCAGATGACtcaacacctgtgaagagagGATGCCACCCCCTAtgaggacttcagatgatgcCAACTCTGAATCAACATACAAAACTGCTAAATTGTGATTATGATCATAACTTGTAATAAttgttttaactctttccccaccatcaTCCCAaatggtagggggcgctattacacatcttcagaaagagtacagaatctccaaatcaaaacagacaaaaaagaagcagaaacaagagataaaagcattgcttatgcacattgtagtctttcaaaacaaacatgattttctcagctttttcgCAGGTTTTCTCAGTAAAACCAGAGGTGttatttcttttgatatattgcatgttcagatattcatacaacaaaatattctgggggtcATGAACGTTGTGAAAAGATCAAAAACACTGGCAGTGGCTGGTAATTTAAAAAATTCCCTGGCAGGAAAAgttgagctcattgtttctgcctaaaTGAATACATGATGCTAACTGCATGATCTGTATTATCTTTGAACTGTACATTCTGACATATGAACATTACTTTGACACAGTAtgtagaaacatgcattttctataaatgctgctttgaaacaatatagGCCACATTGTGAacagcgctatacaaataaatgtacaataaaaaaagtgaCAATGCTGTAGTCTAAAAGTGAATACTCTACACCAGTTCTGTCCAATTATTTGCCCAATTTCCAGAAGATCATCTATAGAATTCCTAGAGTTTCTCATTTGTAAACTTTGCTCGTCATTCATGTGCTCAGGACCCAGCAGGAAAGTGTGTCTCAATGACCAGCGCGAGAAGCTGCTTTACAGACACGCCTGTTTTCCACACGTCACTCAAACACAGAAGCAGGAAACTATTTCAACTGCTCAGTTCAGAGAAACAGAAACTGAAAGTATTGTTgagctgttgtgtgtttgtgtctctgtttttatgcagtaaaatggcagaattttctcAGGATGAGTTCACGTGTCCAGTGTGTCTGGATCTCCTGAAGGATCCAGTGACCATtccctgtggacacagttactgtaagaGCTGTATTACAGGCTGCTGGGATCAGGAGGATGAGAAGAGAGTCTACAGCTGccctcagtgcagacagaccttcagTCCAAGACCTGCTTTAGGTAAAAACACCATTCTGGCTGAACTAgtggagaaactgaagaagacTAAACTTCCTGCTGACTGTTACGCTGGAGCTGGAGACGTGCAGTGTGACGTCTGTACTGGAAGAAAATACAAAGCCGTCAAGTCCTGTCTGGTGTGTCAGGAGTCTTactgtcaaactcattttgacCGTCATGAGGAATTTCACTCTCGTAAACCACACAAAGTGATCGATGCCACTGGACGACTGCAGGACATGATCTGCCGTAAACATGATAAAGAGCTAGAAATGTTCTGTATCACTGATCAACAATGCATCTGTGTGTGGTGTAAGGAGTCTGAACATAAAGACCACAACACTGTATCAACTGCAGCacagaggacagagaaacaggtatGAACTGAGAGGGATTGTTCACGcagaaatgaaagttctgtgtttatttactcaccatcatgccGTTCAAAACCGgtttgacttactttcttctgtaaaatgtaaaagatgatattttgaagaatgtctcgTTTATTTTAGTCTATacattgaaagtcaatggggtacAAAAGTTTCAACTTCAAAAGACACAAAAGCGTAAAAGTAATCTAAACAAGTGacatgtgcacttgtagtgtagtTCAAATTAAAGTTtaggcctatttaaaaaaaaaaaaaaaaaaactgtacttggagataatataatgaaatgaaaagccACATAAGTGCACTttaagagagtacactttcttgactgtttcattttataaagtacactttgtaaaaatgtcaaattaaaactttaactttaaagtaggcctacattttaatgaaatctaatatttcattttaactcttttgtcatgctttaaagaagtgcacatattttgatgtgttgactaacagaCTGAAGCAAGTccttaattataattttaactctAGTGTGTTATTCagtatatttaatgttaatatatttttaatgtactaaAGTGCAACTTCATTATTACGGTATAATTTAGTTTATCATAAATGCTTGTTACTACATTTGACAGTACACTTTAaggtatattatttccatacacttttaaaaagaatgctacttttaaaagtatacttttttattaaaggAGAGACAAATTTTGACAAATCAAATCAGTGATCAACTCAAGTACATGGAGTCCAAATATGATGAcatcaaaaacatcaaacttCACTGGTGCTTGTGTCATGACATCATGTTGTTTAGTCATGTGACTGTgacatgcaagaaccaatgaggtttggtGTTATTGATGCATCACCATATTTTATTTGGCCTCTGTAAACAGCCgatacattcttcaaaatatcttctgttgtgTCTCACAATagacagaaagtcatacagatttagaacgacatgagggagagtaaatagATGACAGAATTAAAACTTTAGGGTGAAATATTGACATAAAACTAGGCGCTCATGTAATAATGCTGACACTGGCCATTTGAGGAACCATGCTTGATCTTTAACCCTCCACCAGTTCAGGATTCATGTaactttaattttcttttgtgATAGTACAGTAGTTTTATGTGTCATTTATTGGTTTGTCCTCCAGAAACAGCTGAAGGAGACGCAGATAAAGATCCGTCAGAGAATCCAGCAGAGACAGAaagatcttcagcagctgagagaggctgtggagtctcataaggtgagtctggagaagaagagaagtttgAGACGTCTCAGTTTGGACTCTGTCAGTCCCGCTGAAgccactgtgtgattgtgatgtgtgtcctaacagcgctctgcacagacagcagtggaggacagtgagaggatcttcactgagctcatccgctccattgagagaagCCGCTCTGAGGTCACAcagctgatcagagatcaggaaaagTCTGCAGTGAGTCTAGCTGAAGGACGACTGGAgcgactggagcaggagatcaatgatctgaggaggagagacgctgagctggagcagctttcacacacacatgatcacatccatttcctgcaggtaacagagatctagaagaacaggatcatagtggacttgagcaagagaaacatttcatgagAGCAGAATGAGCCGTTGACTGAGATGTTGTCAGGAATTCAGTCAGATTCAGTCCAGTGTGTGTTATCATATAATCATCAGTCAGACTCTCATCTGATCATCTTCTGTTTAAAGACAACACTTACAAAGCCCTGGAAAATCTCATATGAAACATTTTTCtgagcttttttttctttaataaattattaggtGGCAAACAACTCATTTTTCCTTCTGATTTCTTCTGTCATGATGAAATCAGTGAACTTGATGGTATCAATTTCCATCCAACTagatttttcagcatctttttaatgaaatcttttATTTGTACTACAGTATTTTCAGAAATTGTCACCAAAATTGGGTCAGGTGATCTTCAAACCTGATAAGattgatttttatttccatATCTGTTTGCCTGTAACACATTGATGAATTTGTCCATGAAGACTCCAGACAGGAAGTGAGGCTGTATATTAGCAATGCTTattaaaaccaaacaaaacctgACCTTGATATCGTGCCGTAAGGGTCCTCGTGAAGTTTCTGTCAAAAGTTACAAACAATCGTCAATCTACTCGTAGCCTTTAAACTGCCTTCCCTCAAATCTTCTCAGCCCTACAATGTGACTCcccttacaaaaaagaagtatacttcaagttcattttatgaaatatacCTAACtaatgttcaagtatattttaagtatactttaagtaGTGAGTATACTAATgtcaatgtactagtagtaaacttgtaagGGTACTATTTCTATactgcttgggactaaattggcccaaatttagtatataaaaagtatacaTTCAAGTATACTATAAATGTAACAATAGTAAACTTTAAGTACATAACTAGTTCACAACTacatttctcatttgtactgcatctgtactacaagtgaacttataagtatacaagtatagtttactattttaatactagtagcacattttttagtttatgaaagtatgctctcagtaaactactagtttattagttttatactgcaagtatacttgtaagtttcctttaagtgaacataacatcATACTTAGTTTAccatttatacattatttttgcacttttaagtatactactatgttccAATTTAAGAAGGCCTATACaattttttatacttgaaatatacctttaactgtactttaattttaaaaacattttattctacctTCATGCATcctttttatcaacacttgaatgtgggcaaaagtttcatttaaaaaggcaacatttcaaacaaaaagctgtattttgtaattaatgtaatttgtacattttaaatcattatgatttattaatcttttgtcatgttttaaagtGCACTTATTTTGACGTGTTGattaacatactaaagcacatgtaacgTACTTGATTATTTTactaatatttcaaatatatttaataaaacacatcACAAACAAGTTTCagtagaaatgacattaaagtatattttagtttatcataaatgcttgtcagttcATTCAGCAGtaactttaatcatatttcaaagaaaacagaattatgaaattacatttaaagataCTTAAATCCTACTTAAGTGTGTCAGCCCTCTAAATATTACctaactgcatttaatataaatttaaactattatacattcattaatatataattactttatattttttttatataataataattaagtgttaaaaagcattaatctgctctttaatataatttaaaaaatatactttttctgtaataatttaaaagcatgctaaagtgcacttctttttcaccaGGATTGTAAGTGTGAAATACTAGAGTTTGtagcattaaataatgaatatgaGAAGAAAGTATCTGATTGTGTGAAAGTGCTGGATTGAGTTACTGAAGATCAACAAGAGCCGCACAGATCTGATATAGAGCAGGTTATTGGCTGATGTTttgatttgtgttttctgtagagtttccagtctctctcaGCACCTCCTGAATCTACAGACGAACCCGATGATCCCTtcagttctctctcctcttttgatGGCGTGAGAGAATCTGTCCATCAGCTGAGAGACAAACTGGAggatttctgcaaagaggagaTCAAGAAGATCTCTGACAGAGGTAAAGTCCTGCGCCTCGATTATACAGACGTGTGTAGTTTCTGAAATGTTCCAATGATTTATAAAACGTccatttgcacaaaaaaaaaaaaaaaaaaaaaatctttaaggtcttaaatgacatttttcacGGTTCATCTTAAATTCAAGTGCAATGAACAAGAGCTTCAAATCCACCTTCAGAAAGGCCACAAATATCCCTTGATGGTTCAGAAGTACGGCACTCATCATCATGAGCAAGACGTTTATATGACGTAGGATGCAATCCATGAAATTTAGGATCAAATCTGATACGTTTAATAAACGAGGCTCCTGGAGATTCATCTGCTCTCAGAAATGATCCTCCATCATCTAATATCATATTGTACAACATCATGTTAGAAATATATTAgaaatgaatgtattttatcATGTAATTTCTCCTCACACTgttcatgtctgtttatttcCACAGTCACTTTCACCAACATGAATCCCAAGACCAGGAACGACTTCCTACAGTGTAAGTCACTAAGAAAACAAGCAGGAAAACTCACTGATTGTGTTCATGTGTCAAAGTTTGGTCAGGCAAAAATGAGAAAAGGATCTAATTGCagctgttttaattttaaacaaaaaagataATCAACGACAATGAAGGTCACAGGAAAACATGTGGCAGCACAAACAACACAAGACTAAGAACTTACCAAACTAAGGCCTATATGTACACGGTGCAAACAAAGGGAGCTAAATTAAATGCAGGTGACACAAATcagtaaccatagaaacaaactgGCACATGCTAGGAAACTAGATCAATTAACAGTGACAAGGAACAGGCAAACATATTGCATAAAAAccgctggatggaaacgccaagatgcgcataaattctaaaaatgcgcataGAAAACCTGTGCGCTCAAATGAGTTGGATAAAAAATTTTATGCGCATAAACAacgatggaaacacttttactgaataaattcctTAATCCACATCAAAAAAGACATGTGACTTTGCGATGGGATggcataactggaccaaccagcAGACCGATCTtgttgcacagcatctgaaatgttgtttcggtcattctgtaatgcctgagcaaagtctgtcgtTAAAGTGGTTCAGTTTAATTCGCCTCACACGATTGCGTTCACAAACACCTgcatctgaatgcaagataacatgacagtgtttattgtgtttcatctgCGCGCTCTGAGccgcaaataatttattatactcgtaaattattatatacagtggattctactgcagcaacttccatttttcttagtgatatttagcgccagttaatcaggaagtgacgattttttCCATTCAGTGAGTCGAGgagaaacagtgctttattcgcaaatgttttacgCGATATTCAAAATTTGCGCATAAGTTCAAtatgcaactttggatggaaacataggtAATAAAACTGAACCTAAACATCATGTTGTTCCTGTAGAAGGTGAAAGAAATCATGATAGAAGAGTTTAATAATTGATCATGTAAATGATGATTCAGGATATCTGGTCAGCTGTACTGAGACACTGATGATACACAACATTGAGccatgaagagttcagatacattaaaagatcagattcataattcctgattctgatgtgtttctctccatcagattcccatcagctcactctggatctgaacacagcGAATAAACACCTCCGtctgtctgagaggaacagagtGATTACTGTCACTGACACAGTCCagccgtatcctgatcatccagacagatttgattatTATCGTCAGGTCTTGTGtgaagagagtgtgtgtggacgctgttactgggagattgagtggagtgggagtgtgtgtatttcagtgtcatataagagcatcagcaggaagggatGGGGTATTGAGTGTGCGTTTGGAtataatgatcagtcctggagtttgtACTGCTCTTCCTCCAGTTACTCATTCACACACAATCAGATAGATACTGCTCTCCCTGCAGCATCCATTAGCTctagaataggagtgtatgtggatcacagtgcaggaactctgtccttctacagcgtctctgacacaatgagcctcatccacacagtccagaccacattcactcagccgctctatcctgggtttaATGTTTATACTGgatcagtgaaactgtgttgatgtttcagaataaactgtaGAGAGATTTTACCCATAATACTTTGAGCTGCATGATCAATCAGTAACAGTGAGATGATACAGAGTCTCTTATTTCTCTTTACATTGTTCATCTTGAcgacagagtgtgtgtgtgtgtgtgtgtgtgtgtgtgtgtgtgtctgtgtgtgtgtgtgttagttatGGTGAGTGACGATGtgcatttgtctttttttcaagTTGTACTTGTGTTGATGGAAATCACATTCATTCAGTTTTCATTGTTGTGACACATAAATACATaactcatttttattattactatcaaAAGCACCTTTCAGTTAAATGATCAAACACAGGGTTCATTACAAAATGAACAGATTGAGGATAGTGTGATTTTTGAATAATGAAATAACAGAAACAGTCATGAACAATGAAAGAGTGAAGATATGAAAGTGACATTAATAGTGagaaaacagtgtaaaaaaaatcagttcaaAGTGTGAGTAAAATTGAGCTGCAGAAGATGAGAGATGGAGAAGCTCTTTCTGAGATTTCAGATATTGGGTCACAAGTGATGAAAACATGAACTCTTGAGAAGAAATTAATGACTCACAATGTTTGATAAACTCGTTGATATAAAATAGATATTTTCCAgcaaaactcggcactcggttgctagggtgttctaagtggttgctagggagttgctaggcagttgctagggtgttgctatgtggttgctaaggttttctgtgtggttgctaggcggttgctagggtgttctgggtgattgctatggtgttgctagtcGGTTGCTATGGCTTCCTTtgtggttgctaaagtgttgctagggtgttgttaggtggttactatggtaacctgggtggttgctaaggtgttgctagggtgttgttaggtggttgctaaggtacttggggtggttgctaaggtactctgtttggttgctagggagttgcttggcagctgccagtgatgGTACAACAAAGGCTTCTTGAAAGTATAATTGATATAAATCAACCCCAGTGCCTCTGACATTCAGATTTAAAGATACCCCTCTTTGggtttgggttgctagggtgctcaacagtggttgctagggcatggcTAGGAGGCGTTGAAGGTGATtcatgattggctgtttgctgcCTTGAGTGAAATGAGCTCACCCTTTTTTATTAAGTGTAGCTCTGTTCTTTTTCTAGTTATCATTTAACAAATAactcataaaataattattttttaaatatgtactgtatctgattatatgtaagtgtgaactcgtgaaatgtGTCTTTGTTTGAGAACTGAATGAATGTTTTGTGAAATTGTGCCAGCTGAATCAGTTATAGTGTGTCAGCAATCGAGAACAactgtttatataaaataaatgaattcattGTAATATCGATTGTCTTCACAAGTTTCAGTTTTACTGAGAGTTCAACTGGtttcataataaatgttttgattcaaacaataaaactcAGATGGTCACAACTGAAAATATAAGGTTTTTGTTTATCAGTCTATCATTTAAATTACCTCTCAAATAGCTTTTGTTATTTCTGAAGCATTTTCAGTCAGCATTAGCTTTTAATTGAGCTATTTTTCAAGAATCAACGAATCATAAGTTGTTCTTTctacatattttaaatgatttaaagggttagttcacccaaaaatgaaaattctgtcattaattattcaccctcatgtcgttccacacccgtaaaacctcacttctgtgagatatatattatatatatatatatatatatatatattcagttacTTAACACTCGGGGGTCGGCGGCCTTGTTTTGTTTCCTTGCTTAGGCCTGCTGTTTACACACTGGGTTTTTGCTGCTTGTTCACTAATTGTTAATTTAACTTAACTTAGTTAAGTGAATTTAATTCCATGTGTTAAATTCACTTGAACAAAACTGAGTGCAAATACTGACTACACTATTGTTTTTCAGTGCATTTTTCGTTGTTTTTCATAAGAACGGGGTCCTGTACAATAACGACAATAATCAGCAGATGGCAGCATTTAACTTTTTCTGTCCGAGTCCACCTGTCAGAGAGGACCGTGCGTCAGACCTCACCTTATCTGTGTCCCGCCCCTGACGTCGCAGACACACATTCATTCACGCGCTCATAAGTTTGAAAGCAAAGCCTAGACTCTCAGCTCAACTCCACCTGTCCGTTACTGAGTAACACTGCAGTCACTTTCTTTCGGAAATCTATAGCACAGCTCTTGTAGACGTCCGTCTTGCTATGAGGACTTGCGGGAGGCGATAAGCGTGCTGTCCTGTCCGAGTTATTTTGGAGTAATCGACTGAGCGGAGAGTTTTTGGCGAAGCGAATTGTCGACATTTGAGTGCGCGCGCTCGTCGCGAGAGGGGTAGAAGAATGTCGCGCGAACCGGAGGAGGTGAATAAACTGACCGAGAGCACTTACAAGGTGAGAGAAAAGACACTTGCCTCACGACAAAACACCAATGTTATTCACCTGTTGAGATCACAGAGGCTGGGTTAAGCGTGAAACATCCACATATATGAAGACATATCAAACACGTCGATAACAGGTTAACAGTTAGGACATTTCTTGATTGAGATGGTCATTTTGCTGGTTAAGAAACTTTTAACCTGGTCAGGAAACTTTTAGTCAAACTGGGTCGTTTGATGTTTAAGCTGGTAAAGCTGAAGAAGACAAACACGATTCTCTTCAGGTTATTCAAATTTCGGGTTGTCATTGAGCCACAGGTGGGTTTTTACCACAGCACATATGGTTGTCAAATGATTTATTGACACACCCAAATGAGTCAGAAATGAATCCTAGATTAAATCATCCAGGGATTTAGTCACACAAGTATACTGATACTGTTTTTACCTATTGGgaatgtattttattatcaCTCCACCCTTGTGTGAATCAAATGCTTTATTTCCCTTTACAGCTAGCCAAAAACAGGCTTAATATTAGCACAACCAGATATAAATTAATTTGTCTGAATCAAAGAGAGGATATCTCGCAACCACATGTAATATCACATTTCATATATGAtgcattattttgtgttttctggTATTCTGCAGTTACGTCCTAATCCTAAAATGTACCCTTTCATTTTCTTTACAATATAAaaggaagaataataataatgattttggGGCAGAATATGACCCAGGCTCGTTCTTGACATTTTCCATGATGTATACTGATATTGAGTAACTTTACTCATAGAGACATACAGTATatcccacactgtaaaaaagaaagtGTTGACAAAAGTTAAAAAGTCAAGGCAATGTGATACattcaaaaaaatttaattctcTCAACTATTGTCATAATAATTTTCCTATGTCCATATTTCATTTTGGTAATTATATAGTTTTATAGGCATGAAATTGTAGGgaaggacttgattttgtccat contains:
- the LOC127508296 gene encoding tripartite motif-containing protein 16-like, with protein sequence MAEFSQDEFTCPVCLDLLKDPVTIPCGHSYCKSCITGCWDQEDEKRVYSCPQCRQTFSPRPALGKNTILAELVEKLKKTKLPADCYAGAGDVQCDVCTGRKYKAVKSCLVCQESYCQTHFDRHEEFHSRKPHKVIDATGRLQDMICRKHDKELEMFCITDQQCICVWCKESEHKDHNTVSTAAQRTEKQKQLKETQIKIRQRIQQRQKDLQQLREAVESHKRSAQTAVEDSERIFTELIRSIERSRSEVTQLIRDQEKSAVSLAEGRLERLEQEINDLRRRDAELEQLSHTHDHIHFLQSFQSLSAPPESTDEPDDPFSSLSSFDGVRESVHQLRDKLEDFCKEEIKKISDRVTFTNMNPKTRNDFLQYSHQLTLDLNTANKHLRLSERNRVITVTDTVQPYPDHPDRFDYYRQVLCEESVCGRCYWEIEWSGSVCISVSYKSISRKGWGIECAFGYNDQSWSLYCSSSSYSFTHNQIDTALPAASISSRIGVYVDHSAGTLSFYSVSDTMSLIHTVQTTFTQPLYPGFNVYTGSVKLC